The Thalassophryne amazonica chromosome 6, fThaAma1.1, whole genome shotgun sequence genome includes a region encoding these proteins:
- the avpr2ab gene encoding vasopressin V2 receptor isoform X2 — MESISVETDWDGLTLSSLAAAGRSNISPSPLFISKLNPLNSSHNGSSFVGAFPNIDSTTNSLTLSPPRQRNEDLAQAEIAVLGVILALTTLGNGFVLWVLLRRRKQNTAMHVFMVNLCVADLVVAFFQVLPQLIWDITETFQGPDLLCRFVKYLQIVGMFASSYMIVAMTLDRHHAICYPLQAYRGWAMSRCNTPVIVAWGLSLLLSLPQVFIFSRFEINPGEFECWAHFSVPWGLKAYVTWMTVAVFLLPAIIITTCQIRIFREIHNNIYLKSERVVMIQMRRNDSMVHSQNLNTEDERASVRGRQGSGGGSRDGRGGHLFSNTPRNSQQQPLTNSDCQESHLNHEVASNSPRCSFDIAPPPSPASPPQSITKAMSKTVRMTLVIVLVYTICWSPFFVVQLWAAWDPDPPIQGVAFTILMLLASLNSCTNPWIYTAFSSSVSTELQTLLHCHSQSRRRSSLPNDSTITHASITKDNQY; from the exons atGGAAAGCATCAGTGTGGAAACAGACTGGGATGGGTTAACCCTCTCCTCTCTGGCAGCTGCAGGAAGGAGCAACATCTCTCCCTCGCCCTTGTTCATTTCCAAGCTGAACCCCCTCAACAGTTCTCACAACGGAAGCTCATTTGTTGGGGCCTTCCCCAATATTGATTCTACCACCAACTCTCTCACTCTATCCCCGCCAAGGCAGAGGAATGAGGACCTGGCCCAGGCAGAAATTGCCGTGCTGGGGGTGATCTTGGCTCTTACCACCCTGGGAAATGGATTTGTGCTGTGGGTGCTGCTGAGAAGAAGGAAGCAAAACACAGCAATGCATGTGTTCATGGTCAATCTGTGTGTGGCTGACCTAGTGGTGGCGTTCTTTCAG GTTCTTCCCCAGTTAATATGGGACATCACTGAAACGTTCCAGGGACCTGACTTGCTCTGTCGGTTCGTCAAGTACTTGCAGATTGTGGGCATGTTTGCTTCTTCTTACATGATAGTTGCCATGACACTAGATCGGCACCATGCCATCTGCTACCCGTTGCAGGCCTACAGAGGATGGGCTATGTCACGCTGTAACACCCCTGTTATAGTAGCCTGGGGTCTGTCACTACTCCTCAGCCTACCACAG GTGTTCATCTTTTCTCGCTTTGAAATTAATCCCGGCGAGTTTGAGTGCTGGGCTCACTTTTCTGTGCCGTGGGGGTTGAAGGCGTATGTCACATGGATGACCGTGGCTGTTTTCCTCTTGCCCGCCATCATTATTACCACCTGTCAG ATAAGAATCTTCAGGGAGATTCACAATAACATCTACCTGAAGTCGGAGAGAGTGGTAATGATCCAGATGAGGAGGAATGATTCCATGGTCCACTCTCAGAACTTGAACACAGAGGATGAGCGGGCGAGTGTGAGGGGAAGGCAGGGGTCTGGGGGAGGGAGCAGGGATGGAAGAGGAGGACATCTCTTCAGTAACACCCCTCGCAACAGCCAG CAACAACCACTGACCAACTCAGACTGTCAGGAGTCCCACTTAAACCACGAAGTGGCCTCAAACTCACCTCGCTGCTCCTTTGATAttgctcctcctccttctcctgccTCGCCACCTCAGAGCATCACGAAAGCCATGTCCAAGACGGTGAGGATGACTCTGGTCATTGTGCTGGTTTATACGATATGCTGGTCACCGTTCTTTGTTGTCCAGCTGTGGGCTGCCTGGGACCCCGACCCTCCAATTCAAG GAGTGGCCTTCACTATCCTGATGCTGCTGGCCAGCCTGAACTCGTGCACCAACCCGTGGATCTACACGGCCTTCTCCAGCAGCGTGTCCACAGAGCTGCAGACACTCCTGCACTGCCACTCACAATCTCGCCGCCGGAGCTCCCTGCCCAACGACTCCACCATCACGCACGCCTCCATCACCAAGGACAACCAGTACTGA
- the avpr2ab gene encoding vasopressin V2 receptor isoform X1, with amino-acid sequence MESISVETDWDGLTLSSLAAAGRSNISPSPLFISKLNPLNSSHNGSSFVGAFPNIDSTTNSLTLSPPRQRNEDLAQAEIAVLGVILALTTLGNGFVLWVLLRRRKQNTAMHVFMVNLCVADLVVAFFQVLPQLIWDITETFQGPDLLCRFVKYLQIVGMFASSYMIVAMTLDRHHAICYPLQAYRGWAMSRCNTPVIVAWGLSLLLSLPQVFIFSRFEINPGEFECWAHFSVPWGLKAYVTWMTVAVFLLPAIIITTCQIRIFREIHNNIYLKSERVVMIQMRRNDSMVHSQNLNTEDERASVRGRQGSGGGSRDGRGGHLFSNTPRNSQVGTSYDCVPSSIHNNSGHDEHLLLLTSSMQQQPLTNSDCQESHLNHEVASNSPRCSFDIAPPPSPASPPQSITKAMSKTVRMTLVIVLVYTICWSPFFVVQLWAAWDPDPPIQGVAFTILMLLASLNSCTNPWIYTAFSSSVSTELQTLLHCHSQSRRRSSLPNDSTITHASITKDNQY; translated from the exons atGGAAAGCATCAGTGTGGAAACAGACTGGGATGGGTTAACCCTCTCCTCTCTGGCAGCTGCAGGAAGGAGCAACATCTCTCCCTCGCCCTTGTTCATTTCCAAGCTGAACCCCCTCAACAGTTCTCACAACGGAAGCTCATTTGTTGGGGCCTTCCCCAATATTGATTCTACCACCAACTCTCTCACTCTATCCCCGCCAAGGCAGAGGAATGAGGACCTGGCCCAGGCAGAAATTGCCGTGCTGGGGGTGATCTTGGCTCTTACCACCCTGGGAAATGGATTTGTGCTGTGGGTGCTGCTGAGAAGAAGGAAGCAAAACACAGCAATGCATGTGTTCATGGTCAATCTGTGTGTGGCTGACCTAGTGGTGGCGTTCTTTCAG GTTCTTCCCCAGTTAATATGGGACATCACTGAAACGTTCCAGGGACCTGACTTGCTCTGTCGGTTCGTCAAGTACTTGCAGATTGTGGGCATGTTTGCTTCTTCTTACATGATAGTTGCCATGACACTAGATCGGCACCATGCCATCTGCTACCCGTTGCAGGCCTACAGAGGATGGGCTATGTCACGCTGTAACACCCCTGTTATAGTAGCCTGGGGTCTGTCACTACTCCTCAGCCTACCACAG GTGTTCATCTTTTCTCGCTTTGAAATTAATCCCGGCGAGTTTGAGTGCTGGGCTCACTTTTCTGTGCCGTGGGGGTTGAAGGCGTATGTCACATGGATGACCGTGGCTGTTTTCCTCTTGCCCGCCATCATTATTACCACCTGTCAG ATAAGAATCTTCAGGGAGATTCACAATAACATCTACCTGAAGTCGGAGAGAGTGGTAATGATCCAGATGAGGAGGAATGATTCCATGGTCCACTCTCAGAACTTGAACACAGAGGATGAGCGGGCGAGTGTGAGGGGAAGGCAGGGGTCTGGGGGAGGGAGCAGGGATGGAAGAGGAGGACATCTCTTCAGTAACACCCCTCGCAACAGCCAGGTGGGAACCAGTTATGACTGTGTACCATCTAGTATTCATAACAACAGTGGCCATGATGAACATTTGTTGTTATTAACATCATCAATGCAGCAACAACCACTGACCAACTCAGACTGTCAGGAGTCCCACTTAAACCACGAAGTGGCCTCAAACTCACCTCGCTGCTCCTTTGATAttgctcctcctccttctcctgccTCGCCACCTCAGAGCATCACGAAAGCCATGTCCAAGACGGTGAGGATGACTCTGGTCATTGTGCTGGTTTATACGATATGCTGGTCACCGTTCTTTGTTGTCCAGCTGTGGGCTGCCTGGGACCCCGACCCTCCAATTCAAG GAGTGGCCTTCACTATCCTGATGCTGCTGGCCAGCCTGAACTCGTGCACCAACCCGTGGATCTACACGGCCTTCTCCAGCAGCGTGTCCACAGAGCTGCAGACACTCCTGCACTGCCACTCACAATCTCGCCGCCGGAGCTCCCTGCCCAACGACTCCACCATCACGCACGCCTCCATCACCAAGGACAACCAGTACTGA